From a single Anaerolineales bacterium genomic region:
- a CDS encoding UvrD-helicase domain-containing protein, which produces MNLDFIDKLNPQQRSAVTAADGPVLVVAGPGSGKTRVLTQRIAYLIANEGVRPWQILAVTFTNKAAKEMAERVKSILNEQATEGMMLGTFHSICARILRREAEHLPIESNFVIFDSDDQQSLTKAIIREMNLNEKLYRANSVHASISRAKNELILPDDFPINTYRDEVVKRVYTEYQKRLIASNAVDFDDILVYTARLLEDNPTVRDKYAQRFRHVLVDEFQDTNLAQYALVKHLASHHNNIFCVGDPDQSIYAWRGADYRNIRRFEQDFPDAQTILLEQNYRSHQNILDVAMGVIDRASNRRKKRLFSDRGAGEKIFFYEARDDYGEASFVVDTIAQLVASGDFEPKDCAVMYRTNAMSRLLEEAFLQARLPYKLVGAQRFYGRREVKDMIAFLRLAHNPADEAALGRIINVPPRGIGEKTLTTLHMVARQNNTNAGAVLLNLAHGSESNFYKSFTGRAAVPLADFGGMFANWHALTKTATVSELFDRIVRDINYKEHIVDDGSEENLDHWENVQELKRLTLEYDTRTLDEFLENVALIADQDTLTDANAPTLLTLHAAKGLEYGAVFIVGLDDGIIPHSRSFDEVEQMEEERRLFYVGITRAKDRLYLLRAIQRGGRGMAEETFPSRFMDDIPADMLIGRTRTGRPFRGAPAETKWSLPSPTGKSAPVTQALYKAGTRVRHAMWGDGIVLDSRMQDGDEIIDVVFESVGIKRLAASLANLKII; this is translated from the coding sequence ATGAATTTAGACTTCATCGATAAACTCAACCCGCAACAGCGCAGCGCGGTCACAGCGGCGGATGGACCTGTGTTGGTCGTGGCAGGTCCCGGGTCCGGGAAGACGCGCGTATTAACTCAGCGCATTGCCTACCTGATCGCCAACGAAGGCGTCCGCCCGTGGCAGATCCTTGCCGTCACGTTCACCAACAAAGCCGCAAAGGAAATGGCCGAGCGCGTCAAATCCATTTTGAACGAGCAAGCAACGGAGGGGATGATGCTCGGCACGTTCCATTCCATCTGCGCGCGGATCCTGCGCCGCGAAGCCGAACACCTGCCCATCGAGTCGAACTTCGTCATCTTCGATTCGGACGACCAGCAAAGCCTGACCAAAGCCATCATCCGCGAGATGAATTTGAACGAGAAGTTGTATCGCGCCAACAGTGTGCATGCTTCGATCTCGCGCGCCAAGAACGAACTCATTTTGCCGGATGATTTCCCGATCAATACCTACCGTGATGAAGTCGTGAAGCGCGTGTACACCGAATATCAAAAGCGGCTGATTGCCAGCAACGCTGTGGACTTCGACGATATTCTGGTCTACACCGCGCGGCTGTTGGAAGATAACCCGACCGTGCGTGATAAATACGCCCAGCGATTCCGGCATGTGCTGGTGGATGAATTTCAGGATACCAACCTCGCGCAGTATGCGCTGGTGAAGCATCTGGCTTCGCATCACAATAATATTTTCTGTGTGGGCGATCCCGATCAATCCATCTATGCCTGGCGCGGCGCGGACTATCGCAACATCCGCCGTTTCGAGCAAGACTTCCCCGATGCGCAGACCATCCTGCTCGAACAGAATTACCGCTCGCATCAAAACATCCTTGACGTGGCAATGGGCGTCATCGACCGCGCCAGCAACCGCCGCAAGAAACGTCTGTTCAGTGACCGCGGCGCGGGCGAGAAAATTTTCTTCTACGAAGCTCGTGACGATTACGGCGAAGCTTCTTTTGTCGTGGATACCATCGCGCAACTGGTCGCTTCGGGTGATTTCGAGCCAAAAGATTGCGCGGTGATGTATCGCACCAACGCCATGTCCCGCCTGCTCGAAGAAGCCTTCTTGCAGGCACGCCTTCCTTATAAACTCGTCGGAGCGCAACGCTTTTATGGTCGCCGCGAAGTCAAGGACATGATCGCCTTTCTGCGCCTCGCCCACAACCCCGCCGACGAAGCCGCACTTGGGCGCATCATCAACGTCCCGCCGCGCGGCATCGGCGAAAAGACGCTCACTACATTACATATGGTGGCGCGCCAGAACAACACCAATGCCGGCGCGGTTCTGCTCAACCTCGCGCACGGCTCAGAATCCAATTTCTACAAATCCTTCACGGGGCGCGCCGCCGTTCCGCTCGCGGATTTTGGCGGTATGTTCGCCAATTGGCATGCGCTCACAAAAACCGCCACCGTCTCCGAACTCTTCGACCGCATCGTGCGCGACATCAATTACAAAGAACACATCGTTGATGACGGCTCGGAAGAAAATCTCGACCACTGGGAAAACGTGCAGGAACTCAAACGCCTCACGCTCGAATACGACACGCGCACGCTCGATGAGTTTCTCGAAAACGTGGCGCTCATCGCCGACCAGGACACGCTCACCGACGCCAACGCGCCCACCCTGCTCACGCTCCACGCCGCCAAAGGTCTCGAATACGGCGCGGTCTTCATCGTCGGTCTCGATGACGGCATCATTCCGCACAGCCGTTCTTTCGATGAAGTGGAACAAATGGAAGAAGAACGCCGCCTCTTTTACGTCGGCATCACGCGCGCCAAAGACCGCCTCTACCTCCTGCGCGCCATTCAACGCGGCGGGCGCGGCATGGCGGAAGAAACCTTCCCCTCGCGCTTCATGGATGACATCCCCGCTGACATGCTGATTGGAAGAACCCGCACAGGACGCCCGTTCCGCGGCGCACCTGCCGAGACGAAGTGGTCGCTTCCTTCTCCTACGGGGAAATCTGCCCCTGTCACCCAAGCTTTATACAAAGCCGGGACCCGCGTCCGCCACGCCATGTGGGGTGACGGCATCGTCCTCGACTCACGCATGCAAGACGGCGACGAGATCATTGACGTGGTATTTGAATCCGTTGGCATCAAACGTCTCGCCGCAAGTCTGGCGAATTTGAAGATCATTTGA
- a CDS encoding VOC family protein has product MNTLPNSETKTEFSIHPATGVGPVSLTVANLENQILFYEKAMGFKLHWRKEKTAALGTGERELLRLNEAPNLKKYRGVTGLYHFAVLFPNRRELAIAMARLFALKVRNSPTDHVMTKTTYLDDPEGNGIELYAESPEDGSWTLKDGKYETRWADGRWSDGREPLDVDALFKHLKEDDKLDAPIPPETKMGHVHLHVRDIPEALDFYHGVLGFDIMGHAREFHMAFVSAGGYHHHIGLNTWQGEGAPPPPADAVGLRHFTVDFPNQPALDEVVARVEKAGISYNQTEDGLLLYDPSQNGVVLRTNA; this is encoded by the coding sequence ATGAACACGTTACCCAATTCAGAGACCAAAACCGAATTTTCGATTCATCCCGCCACGGGAGTTGGTCCTGTTTCCCTGACCGTTGCCAACCTTGAGAATCAGATCCTGTTCTACGAAAAAGCAATGGGATTCAAACTCCACTGGCGCAAAGAAAAAACCGCAGCCCTCGGCACGGGCGAGCGCGAATTATTGCGCCTCAACGAAGCGCCGAACCTGAAAAAATATCGCGGCGTGACGGGCTTGTATCACTTTGCGGTACTTTTTCCGAATCGCCGCGAACTTGCCATTGCTATGGCGCGTTTGTTTGCGTTGAAAGTCCGCAACTCACCGACCGATCACGTCATGACCAAGACCACCTACCTCGATGATCCCGAAGGCAACGGCATCGAGTTGTATGCCGAATCCCCCGAAGACGGCTCATGGACGTTGAAAGACGGCAAATACGAAACCCGTTGGGCGGACGGTCGCTGGAGCGATGGGCGCGAACCGCTGGATGTGGATGCGCTCTTCAAGCACTTGAAGGAAGATGACAAACTTGACGCGCCCATCCCGCCCGAAACCAAAATGGGACACGTCCATTTGCATGTGCGCGACATCCCCGAAGCGCTGGACTTTTATCACGGTGTGCTGGGCTTCGACATCATGGGTCACGCCAGGGAATTCCACATGGCGTTCGTCTCCGCGGGCGGATACCATCACCACATCGGACTCAACACCTGGCAGGGAGAAGGCGCTCCGCCTCCGCCCGCCGACGCGGTAGGTCTGCGCCATTTCACCGTGGATTTCCCGAATCAGCCCGCGTTGGACGAAGTGGTTGCAAGGGTTGAGAAAGCAGGCATATCCTACAACCAGACGGAAGATGGTTTGCTGTTATACGACCCGTCACAGAACGGGGTGGTGCTGCGAACAAATGCTTGA
- a CDS encoding aminotransferase class I/II-fold pyridoxal phosphate-dependent enzyme gives MQEISEVQRLSKRVAGLKPSGIRKFFDIAATMKDVISLGIGEPDFTTPKPILDAGIRSLQNGETHYTSNHGKIELRQGIAGNLQKLYNVSYDPANEIVATVGVSEALYLAFTAILNPGDEVIIPTPCFVSYQAEVILAGGVPVEIPARLENNFTIDPDDIRKAITPRTKVIFIGYPSNPTGAVAPREVMLEIGKIAEEHDLLVVSDEIYDRLVYDFEHVCFPALDESLKRRTILLGGFSKDYAMTGWRIGYACGPSDIISGMVRIHQYTIMSAPTTAQDAAIEALKSGEPYVQEMVTEYDRRRRLLVNGLNRLGLSTFEPKGAFYAFPNIQASGMDDETFAEKLLREERVAVVPGNAFGPGGDGFVRACYATSYEQIEEALQRMEKFMSRYG, from the coding sequence ATGCAGGAAATCAGTGAAGTGCAAAGACTTTCAAAACGTGTGGCAGGGCTGAAGCCCAGCGGCATTCGCAAGTTCTTCGATATTGCCGCAACCATGAAGGATGTCATCTCGCTGGGCATCGGCGAACCCGATTTCACCACGCCCAAACCAATTTTAGATGCAGGCATTCGTTCGCTGCAGAACGGCGAGACTCATTACACATCCAACCACGGCAAGATCGAACTGCGGCAGGGCATTGCAGGCAACCTGCAAAAACTTTATAACGTTTCGTATGACCCCGCCAATGAGATCGTCGCCACCGTCGGCGTCTCGGAGGCGTTGTATCTTGCGTTCACCGCCATCCTGAATCCCGGCGATGAGGTCATCATTCCCACGCCTTGCTTTGTTTCCTATCAAGCGGAGGTCATTCTGGCGGGCGGCGTGCCGGTGGAAATTCCGGCGCGGCTTGAGAATAACTTCACCATTGACCCCGACGACATCCGCAAAGCCATCACACCGCGCACGAAAGTCATCTTCATCGGATATCCGTCCAACCCCACCGGCGCCGTCGCTCCGCGCGAGGTGATGCTGGAGATCGGCAAGATCGCGGAGGAACACGACCTGCTGGTGGTTTCTGATGAGATCTATGACCGCCTCGTCTATGACTTTGAGCATGTCTGCTTCCCAGCCTTGGATGAAAGCCTGAAGCGCCGCACCATCCTGCTCGGCGGCTTCTCGAAGGATTACGCCATGACCGGCTGGCGTATCGGCTATGCCTGCGGACCAAGCGACATCATTTCAGGCATGGTACGCATCCACCAATATACGATCATGTCCGCGCCGACAACGGCACAGGACGCCGCCATCGAAGCTCTGAAATCAGGCGAGCCTTACGTGCAGGAAATGGTGACGGAATACGACCGCCGCCGCAGATTACTCGTCAACGGACTCAACCGCCTCGGTCTCTCGACCTTTGAGCCGAAGGGCGCCTTCTATGCCTTTCCCAACATCCAAGCCTCCGGCATGGACGATGAGACCTTCGCCGAAAAACTTCTGCGCGAGGAACGCGTCGCCGTAGTGCCGGGCAATGCCTTCGGTCCCGGCGGCGATGGATTCGTCCGCGCATGTTATGCCACTTCCTACGAGCAGATCGAGGAGGCGCTGCAGCGCATGGAAAAATTCATGAGCAGATACGGGTAG
- a CDS encoding sugar phosphate nucleotidyltransferase: MIDTLKIVIPMAGWGTRMRPHTWSKPKPLVSVAGKTSLEHLLDMFKSLPDPENAEFVFIVGPYLGEMQIPAFIKEHYPNMKAQYVVQHEMKGQSHALSLAREHLTGPMIMCFSDTLMETDFSFLANEESDGVAWVMPVDDPRRFGVAEEGADGWVTRFIEKPQSLDNNLVVVGCYYFKSAERLLAAIDDQMKRGVMLKNEYFLTDAISIMIEGGAKVRTQKIGTWLDTGTIDATLDTNRILLEKIGSQVGKFKGSNVEIIEPVAIHESAVISNSKIGPFASIGANCRIENAQISESIVEADCEINDAALTRSLIGKQARVKGRGDGHVSQLNLGDTSQVVL, from the coding sequence ATGATAGACACTTTGAAGATCGTCATCCCCATGGCGGGCTGGGGAACCCGCATGAGACCGCATACGTGGAGCAAGCCCAAGCCGCTCGTCAGCGTGGCGGGCAAGACCTCGCTCGAGCACTTGCTGGATATGTTCAAGTCCCTGCCGGACCCTGAGAATGCCGAATTCGTTTTCATTGTCGGTCCGTATCTGGGCGAGATGCAAATCCCAGCCTTCATTAAGGAACACTATCCAAATATGAAGGCGCAGTATGTTGTTCAACACGAAATGAAGGGACAATCCCATGCCTTGTCGCTGGCGCGCGAGCACCTGACGGGACCGATGATCATGTGCTTCTCCGATACGCTGATGGAAACGGATTTCTCCTTCCTTGCCAACGAGGAATCGGACGGCGTGGCGTGGGTGATGCCGGTGGACGATCCGCGCCGTTTCGGGGTGGCGGAGGAAGGCGCAGACGGCTGGGTGACCCGCTTCATTGAGAAGCCGCAAAGTCTGGATAATAACCTTGTGGTGGTTGGGTGTTATTACTTCAAAAGCGCGGAACGCCTGCTGGCGGCAATTGACGACCAGATGAAGCGCGGCGTGATGCTGAAGAACGAATACTTCCTGACAGACGCCATTTCCATCATGATCGAAGGCGGGGCAAAGGTGCGGACCCAGAAGATCGGCACCTGGCTGGATACAGGAACCATCGATGCGACGCTGGATACGAACAGGATCTTGTTGGAAAAGATCGGTTCGCAGGTTGGAAAGTTCAAAGGCTCGAATGTTGAGATCATCGAGCCGGTTGCCATTCATGAAAGCGCGGTCATCAGCAACTCGAAGATCGGTCCGTTCGCTTCGATCGGCGCGAACTGCAGAATCGAGAATGCCCAGATCTCAGAGTCCATCGTCGAAGCGGATTGTGAGATCAATGATGCGGCGTTGACTCGCTCTCTGATCGGCAAACAAGCCAGAGTTAAAGGAAGAGGCGATGGACATGTCTCGCAGTTAAACCTCGGCGATACGAGTCAAGTGGTCTTGTAG
- the mscL gene encoding large conductance mechanosensitive channel protein MscL: MLKEFREFIMRGNVLDLAIAVIIGGAFGKIVGSLVEHILTPLIGLLMGGVDFSGISSTVGDAVIMWGMFIQAIIDFLIIAFVIFLIVKAVNKMKKAPPPADPTTKECPHCFSTISIKATRCPNCTSELKA; the protein is encoded by the coding sequence ATGTTAAAAGAATTCAGGGAATTCATCATGCGCGGCAACGTGCTCGACCTCGCCATCGCCGTCATCATCGGCGGCGCGTTCGGGAAGATCGTCGGCTCGCTCGTCGAGCACATCCTCACCCCGTTGATCGGTCTGCTCATGGGCGGCGTGGATTTCAGCGGCATCAGTTCCACCGTCGGCGATGCGGTCATCATGTGGGGCATGTTCATCCAAGCCATCATCGACTTCCTCATCATCGCCTTTGTCATCTTCCTGATCGTCAAAGCCGTCAACAAAATGAAGAAGGCTCCCCCGCCCGCCGACCCGACCACCAAGGAATGTCCGCATTGCTTCAGCACCATTTCCATTAAAGCCACACGCTGCCCGAACTGTACCTCCGAATTAAAAGCGTAG
- a CDS encoding cytochrome c maturation protein CcmE, whose translation MSKNTKVIIALVIFLGTCITVTGYILISGSVAYLVSTVSQPSAQYFMTINEVENQKDELPDRQIRISGAVIGDSIEFDEINKTLSFFIADVPADYAEVERQGGLAAVLESAVHDPKRQRIQVVYIGEKPELLRDMAQAIVTGKLGEDGIFYAEELLLRCPARYEESVPDQAVD comes from the coding sequence ATGAGCAAAAACACAAAGGTTATTATCGCACTGGTGATCTTTTTGGGAACTTGCATTACTGTAACTGGATATATACTCATCAGCGGAAGCGTTGCATACCTAGTAAGCACGGTTTCTCAACCGTCTGCACAATACTTTATGACCATAAATGAAGTTGAAAATCAAAAAGATGAATTGCCAGATAGGCAAATCCGAATTTCAGGCGCTGTCATTGGCGACAGCATAGAATTTGACGAGATAAACAAAACCCTATCTTTTTTTATTGCGGATGTTCCAGCAGATTATGCGGAAGTTGAGCGACAAGGCGGACTAGCGGCTGTTTTGGAAAGTGCTGTACATGATCCCAAGCGCCAACGAATCCAAGTTGTTTACATAGGTGAAAAACCTGAACTTCTCCGAGATATGGCGCAAGCAATTGTTACTGGCAAGTTAGGTGAAGATGGTATCTTTTACGCAGAAGAACTTTTACTAAGATGCCCTGCACGCTACGAAGAATCCGTGCCTGATCAGGCAGTTGATTAA
- a CDS encoding NUDIX domain-containing protein: protein MYYRLLYLGFKIYCFLFRPVRMGVRVLMTQGDEVWLVRHTYLDGWFLPGGGVERRETLEKAARREAREETGAELNDICLLGVFTNFIQWKTDHTTVFLCKDFTITGKPDGEIAEARLFSLNDLPKDTFSSHRSLLDAYQKGENLPAFGEW from the coding sequence ATGTATTACCGCCTGCTCTATCTGGGATTCAAAATATACTGCTTTCTCTTTCGTCCTGTGCGGATGGGAGTGCGGGTGTTGATGACGCAGGGCGATGAGGTCTGGCTGGTGCGTCACACGTATCTGGATGGCTGGTTCCTGCCCGGCGGCGGCGTGGAACGGCGGGAAACGCTTGAAAAAGCTGCCCGCCGTGAAGCTCGTGAAGAAACAGGCGCAGAGTTGAATGATATATGTCTGCTGGGTGTTTTCACAAACTTCATCCAATGGAAAACCGACCATACGACAGTTTTTCTTTGCAAGGATTTCACGATCACCGGAAAACCGGACGGAGAGATCGCCGAGGCGCGCCTCTTCTCTTTGAACGACCTTCCAAAGGACACTTTTTCATCCCACCGCTCCCTGCTGGATGCTTATCAGAAGGGCGAGAACCTGCCTGCTTTCGGCGAGTGGTAG
- a CDS encoding aldo/keto reductase, with product MQYTNLGKTGMKVSRLCLGMMTYGSKTWREWILTEEEAKPFVKKALDAGINFFDTADVYSLGESEKITGNVLRHFGVKRQNVIVATKVHGQLSDDVNDRGLSRKHIMDAIDNSLKRLQMDYVDLYQIHRWDYNTPIEETMEALNDVVRAGKARYIGASSMFAWQFAKAQHTAETNGWTKFVSMQNHYNLVYREEEREMIPLCKDQGIGLIPWSPMARGFFARNSKSGTETPRYKTDGFFKELYGRDDDFLVAQRAEEVAKERGVTSSQIALAWVLGKPGVAAPIIGSSKEAHLDQAIATLEIKLSNEEVKRLEELYQPHPVLGHS from the coding sequence ATGCAATACACCAACCTCGGTAAAACTGGAATGAAAGTTTCGCGCCTATGCCTCGGCATGATGACCTACGGCTCAAAGACCTGGCGCGAGTGGATATTGACCGAAGAAGAAGCCAAGCCTTTTGTAAAGAAGGCGTTGGATGCAGGCATCAACTTCTTCGATACGGCGGATGTGTATTCGCTTGGCGAAAGTGAAAAAATCACAGGCAATGTACTCCGTCATTTTGGGGTGAAGCGGCAGAATGTGATCGTCGCCACCAAAGTGCATGGACAGTTAAGCGACGACGTCAACGACCGCGGACTCTCGCGCAAGCACATCATGGACGCGATTGACAACTCGCTCAAGCGCCTGCAAATGGATTACGTGGACTTGTACCAGATCCACCGCTGGGACTACAACACCCCCATCGAAGAGACGATGGAAGCGTTGAACGATGTCGTTCGCGCGGGGAAGGCTCGTTATATCGGCGCGTCGTCCATGTTTGCGTGGCAGTTTGCGAAGGCGCAGCACACTGCTGAAACAAACGGCTGGACGAAGTTTGTGTCCATGCAGAATCACTACAACCTTGTGTACCGCGAAGAAGAACGTGAGATGATTCCGCTTTGCAAAGATCAGGGGATTGGTCTCATTCCGTGGAGCCCGATGGCGCGCGGATTTTTTGCCCGCAACAGCAAAAGTGGGACAGAAACGCCGCGCTACAAGACCGATGGCTTTTTCAAAGAGCTGTACGGTCGCGACGATGATTTTCTTGTAGCGCAACGTGCTGAAGAAGTGGCAAAGGAACGCGGAGTGACTTCTTCGCAGATCGCGTTGGCTTGGGTGTTGGGAAAACCCGGTGTCGCCGCACCAATTATCGGGTCCAGCAAAGAGGCGCATTTGGATCAGGCAATCGCGACGCTTGAGATCAAATTATCCAATGAGGAAGTCAAGCGACTTGAGGAACTCTATCAGCCGCATCCTGTTCTTGGCCATTCCTAA
- a CDS encoding TetR/AcrR family transcriptional regulator, whose product MLPNPKEAEARLDPRVKRTRSLILSSFESLLAEKGFETISVQDVTDKAEINRATFYAHFQDKYALLDTAMSQMFMQEIEKRTLNVCTYTPDNLRNLILAVCEFLSKLHTSCAQPHNQFESLVEGTIKKQLFDLLSYWLRNSKLPTEIPATVATWAIYGLASHYSHMKKRPPLEKFVDEAFPLVAVNLEQFA is encoded by the coding sequence ATGTTGCCTAACCCAAAAGAAGCGGAAGCCAGACTGGACCCGCGCGTCAAACGGACCCGCAGCCTGATCCTGTCATCCTTTGAATCCCTGCTCGCTGAAAAAGGATTCGAGACCATCTCCGTACAGGACGTGACCGACAAAGCCGAAATCAACCGCGCCACGTTTTACGCGCACTTTCAGGATAAATATGCCCTGCTGGATACTGCCATGAGCCAGATGTTCATGCAGGAGATCGAAAAACGGACGTTGAACGTCTGCACCTACACGCCCGATAATTTGCGGAACTTAATTCTCGCGGTCTGTGAATTTCTTAGCAAACTTCATACCAGTTGCGCCCAGCCGCATAACCAGTTCGAATCGCTCGTTGAAGGGACGATCAAAAAGCAGCTCTTTGATCTGCTTTCCTATTGGCTGCGGAATTCCAAACTCCCCACGGAAATCCCTGCCACGGTCGCCACCTGGGCGATCTACGGACTGGCATCCCATTACAGCCATATGAAAAAACGCCCGCCGCTCGAAAAATTCGTGGACGAGGCATTCCCGCTCGTGGCGGTCAATTTGGAGCAGTTCGCGTAA
- a CDS encoding GGDEF domain-containing protein: MTSLLLKLENFGKPFWFIMGTVSLFAVAVLDYMTGAELSFSLFYLIPIAVFSWGFSGNIGAISAFVSAIIWVGIEILTDTRSSNTFVYLWNAIIRFGFFLLPALLLKSLEQERKHARTDYLTGAINNRYFNELAQMEVNRSLRYKHSFTIAFMDLDNFKTINDTFGHTFGDEILRTLAESMKNNLRKTDIVARVGGDEFAILLPETDSSSARSAISNMLQKLSKKMLENKWPITFSIGVLTVKAPQISVDQILGMADKMMYSVKNNGKNNVKYATYMDDETNEPHLTPRQS; encoded by the coding sequence ATGACAAGTCTGCTTCTGAAACTGGAAAACTTCGGTAAACCATTTTGGTTCATCATGGGGACCGTCTCCCTGTTCGCTGTGGCAGTCCTTGACTATATGACCGGGGCTGAGCTTTCCTTTTCCCTTTTCTACCTGATCCCCATTGCGGTATTCTCATGGGGCTTCAGCGGAAATATCGGCGCGATCAGCGCTTTCGTCAGCGCGATCATCTGGGTGGGAATTGAGATCCTGACCGACACCAGGTCATCGAATACGTTCGTATATCTCTGGAATGCCATAATCCGCTTCGGCTTTTTCCTTCTGCCTGCCCTGCTTTTGAAAAGCCTTGAACAGGAGCGAAAACACGCCCGCACCGATTACCTGACCGGCGCGATCAACAACCGGTATTTCAATGAACTGGCTCAAATGGAAGTAAATCGGTCCCTGCGCTACAAACACTCCTTCACCATCGCTTTCATGGATCTGGACAATTTCAAAACGATCAACGATACATTTGGTCATACCTTCGGCGACGAGATCCTGCGGACGCTGGCAGAAAGCATGAAGAACAACCTGCGAAAAACAGATATCGTAGCCCGCGTGGGAGGAGATGAATTCGCCATTCTGCTGCCGGAAACAGATTCATCCTCCGCCCGCAGCGCCATCTCAAATATGCTTCAAAAACTATCGAAGAAAATGCTTGAAAACAAATGGCCCATCACTTTCAGCATCGGTGTACTGACCGTGAAAGCCCCGCAGATCTCGGTCGATCAGATCCTTGGCATGGCAGACAAAATGATGTATTCCGTGAAGAACAACGGCAAGAACAATGTCAAGTACGCCACGTACATGGATGATGAAACCAACGAGCCGCATCTCACCCCCCGGCAATCTTGA
- a CDS encoding LUD domain-containing protein — protein sequence MIETKTTIKLIPNNEFAKLASDAQIERVAKALEANGMKTLIAENAEEAKRLVLDLVPQGAEVYANMSETLEKIGLTAELDKSGRYNAVRPKVFSLDRKTQANEIRKLRSSPDYIVGSVHAITESGQVLTASGGGSQLAPYAYGAAKVIWVVGAQKIVSDLPEGFRRIDEYSYPLEDARMFSAYNAHSSVNKILILQREVPGRITIVLVKEKLGF from the coding sequence ATGATAGAAACAAAAACCACCATCAAATTAATTCCCAACAACGAGTTTGCAAAACTTGCCAGTGACGCACAGATCGAGCGCGTTGCCAAAGCACTCGAAGCGAATGGAATGAAGACGCTGATCGCGGAAAACGCAGAAGAGGCAAAGCGGCTGGTGCTCGACCTTGTGCCACAGGGCGCGGAAGTGTACGCCAATATGTCCGAAACGCTGGAAAAGATCGGTCTGACCGCCGAGTTGGACAAATCGGGTCGGTACAATGCGGTACGCCCAAAAGTATTCTCTCTTGATAGAAAGACGCAGGCGAATGAGATCCGCAAACTACGTTCCAGCCCGGATTATATCGTCGGGAGCGTCCATGCCATTACCGAGTCTGGTCAGGTGCTGACTGCCTCCGGCGGCGGGAGTCAACTGGCTCCGTACGCGTATGGCGCGGCGAAGGTCATCTGGGTGGTCGGGGCGCAGAAGATTGTCAGCGATCTACCTGAAGGCTTCCGCCGCATCGATGAATATAGTTATCCGTTGGAGGATGCGCGCATGTTCTCAGCGTATAATGCGCACAGTTCAGTCAACAAGATATTGATCCTCCAGCGTGAAGTGCCAGGGCGGATCACGATTGTTCTTGTGAAAGAAAAGCTGGGTTTTTAG
- a CDS encoding NAD(P)-binding domain-containing protein, with protein sequence MNVTIIGAGNMGRGIGTRLIAGGHKVTFVDANPEAAQKAAAELNASAADLSAPLGDVVVLAVWYGTNIELAKQLGDKLAGKVVVDIANPLNATYDGLATAPDSSSAEDLAKALVAGAKVVKAFNTTYAGTLLAGEVAGQKLDVFIAGDDADAKEKVVKLVEDGGMRAIDAGPLSRARQIEGMQLLHITLQGTLGTNWGSALKILS encoded by the coding sequence ATGAACGTAACAATTATCGGAGCAGGAAATATGGGGCGCGGCATTGGAACCCGTTTGATCGCGGGCGGACACAAGGTCACTTTTGTGGATGCCAACCCCGAAGCCGCGCAGAAAGCCGCCGCGGAGTTGAACGCATCCGCTGCCGACCTGAGCGCGCCGCTGGGCGATGTGGTGGTGCTGGCGGTGTGGTATGGCACGAATATCGAACTCGCCAAACAGCTCGGCGATAAACTCGCGGGCAAGGTCGTGGTGGATATTGCCAACCCGCTCAACGCCACCTATGATGGTCTCGCCACCGCACCGGATTCATCTTCCGCGGAAGATCTGGCGAAGGCACTCGTGGCTGGCGCGAAGGTCGTCAAAGCCTTCAATACAACCTACGCGGGCACGCTGCTCGCGGGTGAAGTGGCGGGTCAGAAACTGGATGTTTTCATCGCAGGCGATGACGCTGACGCAAAGGAAAAGGTTGTGAAGCTGGTCGAAGACGGCGGTATGCGCGCCATTGACGCAGGTCCGTTGAGCCGTGCACGCCAGATCGAAGGGATGCAATTGTTGCATATCACCTTGCAGGGCACGCTCGGCACGAACTGGGGCAGTGCGCTGAAGATTTTGAGCTAA